Part of the Bacillus andreraoultii genome is shown below.
TTTGGTTGTGGTAAAGGGCGGCTACTCTTTTATTTGAATTTAACTTTTGGTGTAAAAGCGCTCGGTATTGAAATGGATGAACATCTTTTTAAAATAGCAGAACAAAATCGTCACCAATATTTGAAACGACATCCGAAAAGTAAAGAACAACTTGCCTTTCAACATTTGCGAGCAGAAGAGTATTGCGTTCAGCCAGAAAATAATAAATTTTATTTTTTTAACCCGTTTTCTTCAAAGATATTTATCAAAGTCATTAAAAATATTATGAAATCTGTAGAAAAGAAACCACGTCAGGTTGATTTAATCTTGTATTATCCATCGATTGAATACATTTCATATATAGAGAACCGTACCTCTTTCCAACTGACAAAGGAAATTAAAGTGATAGGTGAATATGAACAAAACCCGAGCGAACGAATACTGATTTACTCTCATCAACCGTTTTTAATAAATGAGTAACTTCCTAAGGGGCTGTCTGAAAAGTGAATACCCTAAAAAATGTGATAATCAAGAATATCGATATATCTAGGTTTTGAAACATGAATAGGGGCATCCGGAAATCAAAAATACACTCTTTCTGGACAGCTCCTTTCTTACCTCCAGTCAAGTAGTTTTTAAAATATTTTTGTACAAAGGAATAATTTTTATGTATGGGAGGGGGTACCCCCTCCCATACATAAAAATTTGCAACGACAAATAGACCTTACGAATTTTACTTTTTTCGAAGGGCCATCTATGATATATTTAAATCAACCATTTACGCACAGGAGATAGCTGTGTCGTAATCGTATGGTACATTGTGTTGAATAAGGTGAAAGATTAGTTTCAAAAACTTATTCATACACGCGATAATGGCAACCTTATGAGG
Proteins encoded:
- a CDS encoding SAM-dependent methyltransferase, with amino-acid sequence MIDHEFDKLLNINSGMERSLKPFLNYFPYEPTPYAVLELLANEITLQPGDSIVDFGCGKGRLLFYLNLTFGVKALGIEMDEHLFKIAEQNRHQYLKRHPKSKEQLAFQHLRAEEYCVQPENNKFYFFNPFSSKIFIKVIKNIMKSVEKKPRQVDLILYYPSIEYISYIENRTSFQLTKEIKVIGEYEQNPSERILIYSHQPFLINE